The Engraulis encrasicolus isolate BLACKSEA-1 chromosome 4, IST_EnEncr_1.0, whole genome shotgun sequence genome includes a window with the following:
- the spata2l gene encoding spermatogenesis associated 2-like — MSPGIKEETNGLSLPEAYKASLDQHIEQGGWSLVCRDEELCKHVEEILGGQGAQESYLNLTHGVDILSVMEESLCCHITVKAGLKGLAKAFEVLELASLNLYLYPWRKEYKVIKTYSGVFTHQVKPALSPVQVEELFGLLGYRVSLGNGVEEELRLGPSPALAEDLLQLACCFFIGRCECQLLLSALEPLRPTPPSSSSAAALTRGARSPASRLLPQGGSAGRGSAGATEWELRLVQERRRGNSLQGALQSVQRSLGAAAAAIAASSSSSSSPNAVHPSSREVGCDSTEVDEDLYTGEEGDGNGLGGSLIDMAMPLQAQNHLHHHHHHQQPPPQHRPLKQVHSSPAVATGAAAAAAAALLVPPVSSPSHSPSPSSPRCVSTFSYRLSSPSSPGGGGAGRAEPTARPLEEEQRPFQVTGGSGPSPGCGDDDVGCACAKYGDQCNYMCHQCDMLHCLSCPVLDCCRDLDGHRVTYVSGASLSPEPSAVTEVKRVTTTAKDKDKQRPSSPPPHTTWSQSQPPGFAERHSCLKPGDKPLLTCHTCRRAHDYLCEDGQRCTQADHQVAYHLEPSHSIPFHPCCTHSPPQFACLTCRVFHSASCPGGDTCRVLKHSTRELRGACEFSGCPSAPHILCKHCCAQFCRACWYKSPLTCLCGMPYDVCGSSV; from the exons ATGAGCCCTGGTATCAAGGAGGAGACCAATGGCCTTAGTCTTCCCGAAGCCTACAAGGCCAGCTTGGATCAGCACATCGAGCAGGGCGGCTGGAGCCTGGTGTGTAGAGATGAGGAGTTGTGTAAGCACGTTGAGGAGATACTTGGAGGTCAGGGCGCCCAGGAGTCCTACCTCAACCTCACCCACGGCGTGGACATCCTCTCGGTCATGGAGGAGTCGCTATGTTGTCACATCACCGTGAAGGCAGGACTGAAGGGATTGGCCAAAGCATTTGAGGTGTTGGAATTGGCCTCTCTTAACCTTTACCTCTATCCTTGGAGAAAGGAGTATAAAGTCATCAAG ACCTACTCCGGCGTCTTCACGCACCAGGTGAAGCCGGCGCTGTCCCCGGTGCAGGTGGAGGAGCTGTTTGGGTTGCTAGGCTACCGTGTGTCGCTAGGCAACGGCGTGGAGGAGGAGCTGAGGCTGGGCCCCTCCCCTGCGCTGGCCGAGGACCTGCTGCAGCTGGCCTGCTGTTTCTTCATTGGCCGCTGCGAGTGCCAGCTGCTGCTCTCCGCCCTGGAGCCGCTGCGTCCAAcgccgccatcatcatcatcagcagcagcgctGACCCGGGGGGCCAGGTCACCGGCGTCAag gtTGTTGCCACAGGGGGGGTCAGCAGGCCGGGGGTCGGCGGGGGCGACCGAGTGGGAGCTGCGGCTGGTGCAGGAGCGTCGCCGTGGCAACAGCCTACAGGGGGCGCTGCAGAGTGTGCAGCGGAGTTTAggagccgccgccgccgccatcgctgcctcctcttcctcctcctcctctcccaacgCTGTGCACCCCAGCAGCAGGGAGGTTGGCTGCGACTCGACAGAAGTGGATGAAGATTTGTACACGGGAGAGGAAGGTGATGGTAACGGGCTTGGTGGCAGTCTTATAGACATGGCAATGCCACTACAGGCACagaaccacctccaccaccaccaccaccaccagcagccaccTCCGCAGCACCGACCTCTCAAGCAGGTCCACAGCAGCCCAGCTGTAGCcactggagcagcagcagcagcagcagcagcgctatTGGTACCACCCGTCTCCtcgccctctcactctccctctccctcatcaccGCGCTGCGTCTCCACCTTCAGCTAccgcctctcctccccatcctctccaggTGGTGGGGGGGCGGGGAGAGCGGAGCCAACGGCCAGGCCGCTGGAGGAGGAGCAGCGCCCCTTTCAGGTGACCGGCGGTAGTGGCCCCTCCCCTGGCTGCGGCGATGATGACGTCGGGTGCGCCTGTGCCAAGTATGGCGACCAGTGCAACTACATGTGCCACCAGTGCGATATGCTGCACTGCCTCTCCTGCCCCGTGCTCGACTGCTGTAGAGATCTAGACGGGCACAGGGTGACCTACGTCAGCGGTGCCTCCCTTTCTCCCGAGCCGTCTGCCGTGACTGAGGTGAAGAGAGTCACGACGACCGCCAAGGACAAGGACAAGCAGCGTCCGTCCTCGCCTCCTCCCCACACCACCTGGAGTCAGAGTCAGCCGCCCGGCTTCGCGGAGCGCCACTCGTGCCTGAAGCCCGGAGACAAGCCGCTGCTCACCTGCCACACCTGCCGTAGAGCCCACGACTACCTGTGCGAGGACGGGCAGCGCTGTACGCAGGCCGACCACCAGGTGGCGTATCACCTGGAGCCCAGCCACTCCATCCCGTTCCACCCGTGCTGCACTCACTCGCCACCGCAGTTCGCCTGCCTCACGTGCCGCGTCTTCCACTCCGCCTCCTGCCCCGGCGGAGACACCTGCAGGGTACTCAAACACAGCACCAGGGAGCTGAGGGGCGCCTGCGAGTTTTCGGGGTGCCCCTCCGCTCCGCATATCTTGTGCAAGCACTGCTGCGCCCAGTTCTGCAGGGCCTGCTGGTACAAAAGCCCTCTGACATGTCTGTGTGGGATGCCCTACGATGTGTGCGGCTCTTCAGTCTGA
- the pdf gene encoding peptide deformylase, mitochondrial: MTRALRGPLWPSLVKMCTNRSLQSHPHLQPLCPAPQWLLLASAPALSTSPSCAQASTIKVRSYLQYMKRKLGSPSKPPYSHVCQVGDPVLRGQAATVAPEEVGSAEVQQVISTLVKVMRRMECVGLSAPQIGVPLRILALEYPERMLAESSEASRRARGLEAFPLRVFVNPELRVLDGRTAVFQEACESLSGFSASVPRYVSVEVSGLNEKGEPVSWQANGWAARIVQHELDHLNGVLYIDRMDSKTFINIHWEEHND; this comes from the exons ATGACCCGAGCGCTGAGGGGGCCTCTGTGGCCCTCGCTGGTGAAGATGTGCACCAACAGATCCCTACagtcccacccccacctccagcccCTCTGCCCGGCCCCACAGTGGCTTCTCCTCGCCTCCGCCCCCGCCCTGTCCACCAGCCCTTCCTGTGCCCAAGCCAGCACCATCAAG gTGCGCTCCTACCTGCAGTATATGAAGCGTAAGCTGGGCTCCCCCAGCAAGCCGCCCTACAGCCACGTGTGCCAGGTGGGCGACCCCGTGCTGCGGGGACAGGCGGCCACCGTCGCCCCCGAGGAGGTGGGCAGTGCTGAGGTGCAACAGGTCATCAGCACCCTGGTCAAG GTGATGCGGCGTATGGAGTGTGTGGGGCTGAGCGCGCCACAGATCGGGGTGCCGCTGCGCATCCTGGCCCTGGAGTACCCCGAGAGGATGCTGGCGGAGAGCTCGGAGGCGTCCCGGCGGGCGCGGGGGCTGGAGGCCTTCCCCCTGCGCGTCTTCGTCAACCCCGAGCTGCGGGTGCTGGACGGACGCACCGCCGTGTTCCAGGAGGCCTGCGAGAGCCTATCGGGCTTCTCCGCGTCTGTTCCGCGCTACGTCTCCGTGGAggtgtcag GTTTAAATGAGAAGGGTGAGCCGGTCTCATGGCAGGCCAATGGCTGGGCGGCCCGCATCGTGCAGCACGAACTGGACCATTTAAATGGAGTGCTGTACATAGACCGCATGGACAGCAAAACCTTTATCAACATCCACTGGGAGGAGCACAATGATTAA